Part of the Xenopus laevis strain J_2021 chromosome 2S, Xenopus_laevis_v10.1, whole genome shotgun sequence genome is shown below.
cccctctggcattttccagaactcacagattgcctgTCCGGGCCtgggcaccatttctccctactatacctgctatcccacagccacaatcccttcccagagactattatcccactgttactataggcaccatctctccctactatacctgctatcccacagccacactcccttcccagagactattatcccactgttactataggcatcatctctccctactatacctgctatcccacagccacactcccttcccagagactattatcccactgttactataggcaccatctctccctactatacccgctatcccacagctacagtcccttcccagagactattatcccactgttactataggcaccatctctccctactatacccgctatcccacagctacagtcccttcccagagactattatcccactgttactatagacaccatctctccctactatacctgctatcccagagtcacactcccttcccagagactattatcccactcctACTATCTACAATCACAGAATACCTGGTGGTAGTCTGTGATTGTTAACAATATTCTGTGCTGTTCATTTTGCAAttaatatgataaatatgtatttctttctGAAGGAAACAAGTGCATCTTACAGTATTTTGAGGAAAATCAGTCCCTTGGAAGCAGAGCTGCTAAGAGATCCTGGCATGCAGTGTAAAGTTAGATTCAGGTAATATGTGAATAAAATCCCTTCTCATGACATGTCAGCTACTATTATTCAGAATCTacagttgaacccccattttacaattttctgGGACCAGAAAGAATGGGGTAAAAACTGGCAAAATGTAGAATCAAGAAAATACATTATGGATTTTATATTGGGTGGAGCACAAAAAAATTGGTGTTGAGGGAGAACTTAATATCAGGGTATATAAAATTGTGGTTTCACAGTATAACATTAAGTGACGTGGATTTTTCCTTTGAATTTCCTTAAGGCTTTCTACTTATACATAACTGAACTTTTAAAGAAACTACTGGGACAGTTAATATTTTGCTTACTTTGTGTtgaaaagttttctttaaaaaaatgcaagattCTGTCTCCTACATAAATAGCTGAAAAGTGAAGTTCAGACCAGCCCAGGAGAATATAATAGTGTATTATATAATGTAGCCATACAGATAGATGCTAAATAACCTTTCAGCTGATTTCAAATTCTCAGCAAAATACACTGGACTGGAGATTCCTCTATTCCATGTACAGTTGTTTATCAAATTAAAACTTTTACCCTCCTCCCAGTGGCCTAACTCTAGAAGGGGCATTAacccatttctaaaaaaaacgaaaaaacaaaaactcctCTGAAAGCTGGCCTAACAACTAGCTTAGCTTTTGGGTAGGTAGAAACTGAAGTTTTGCACCAGGCTCTCTAAACATATCTCCCATCTTTTAAACAAATGGTCTTATTTTCAATTGCAGATTTGCTGGGCAGGAGTTTCCACCTTTTATTGTCTTTAAGATCTTCCACCGCTCAGGTGCCTTTGGGAACCGATACATATGTGGCAAGCGAATTCTTCATCCATCCAGTGAGGTACATTATACTTTCTGTCATTTAAATTTGGTGCATTCTTTAATCTCATCAGTTTCAATAACTATACATAATGACACAGCAAACAGCCCATAGTCTAATGTTAAGTCTTCATAGTGTTACAGAGTAGCTGTAGGTTTCATCAGGGGCTTTATGCTGCCAGTTACATTAGTCTCAGTGTAAAGAGGTAGtttgccttaaaattaacttctagtatgttgtaGGCAGTGGACTATATGCCTctgggttttttgtttgtttttttaattatctatatTGCTGTATATGATCTATCAGACTTCTTGGACGTAACTGCTATATGGTTGCCATGAATGCATTACCCTAGAAACAGAATAGAAGATAAATGCTGGATAGCttgattagaaaaaaaaccaacacaaatAAGTGATCATTAAATTAAAACCTCACAGTCAACATTATTTTGGTTGCTGGGATCAGTACCCCTGAGAGGAAGAGGCAtaatagaaagcaaataattagcaATTACAAATGAGGACAAATTAAAGAGTTGTTTGGAATAgccctatatatgtatatgtgtgtctatatatatatatatatatatatatatatatatatatatatatatatatatatagacatatatagacatagacaaatacaagagtcctctggactcaagccattatcaatatatttaagacagagacattttgtgcatactgctactgaaaaatgccttaccctttaaccaaaactgggattgtttgtccatatattgcaatatatttaagctggccaactacgtcaaagtcatcccatatctggccagtcctacgcttaattttcatctgattcattaagaattctattgcttcattatacattttaaagtaaaactcccaaacttggctgcccttttattagacaccagtgtaGCATACAAAATTTTTATTCAAAGGCAAACTTACCCTATTAAGTTGTTagcttaaaataaatgttattgttttggGAAAATGTCTGAAATGCAAGAATTTTCTTGGGTTTTCCTCTGATAATGTATTTATCTTTCTGTATCTGTCAGGCTGCAGCTGACGCCTGCAAGTTGATGGGCCCCAGAGcatattatgatcaaataatttaCGATGAACTGGAGTACCAGAAACATAAAATCACAGATATGGTGGACGTGGCTACTGTTAAAGACTATGTTAAAGTAAGGCATTTCTTGTAAAATGAAAAGGAATATTTGCTACTGGAAGGTGACCAGATAGGGCTCATCATGGAATGATTGAACCACACGGTGGATAGCCACATTGAATTGATCCATTCTTTGATTGATGAACTGAACATGTGTCACGCAAAATTTGTCGAAGATGTGGCCCAGTTGCAGAGAATGCCCCCTACAACTCAAAACTCACACTGGCTCAATGGCTATTGGACCCCTTTGTCAGAATGGCCTATATTCATAGCAATGGCCTATACCTATTGCAGTTATTAGGTATTAAGGCCAAAACATCTGACCATTTTCCTTTATGTAGGGCAGGAATCCCCAACTTTTTGaaccctgtgagcaacattcagaagtaaaaggagttggggagcaacactaacatgaaaaatgttcttggggtgccaaataagtgctgtgattggtcatttagtagcccctatgtggattgtaaacctacattgaggctctgtttggcagtgcaccaagtttttatgaaactaaaacttgtctcaaagcctggaattcaaaaataagcacctgctttgaggccactgggggcaacatccaaggggttggagagcaacatgttactggtTAAGGATCACTAATGTAGGGCTATCTTTActttacatacatttaatttgGGTTTTAAGATACAGCTTTTCAATGGGGGTACAAAGGTTTAAATCTGTTTATTTCAACAATAATGATCTGCCAGATTTGAAATTAGTCTGCAGATTTTTACATCCTcaccattttttccttttaatgggCCAATTATTCGACACTTAGCGGAGAAGGGTATGATCAGTTGGTAAACATGGGAATTTGCACAGGAGCTATGCACGCTCCATCCTCTCAAAACACAGTGTTGGGATATTTCTCTGTAAGGACTCTAATTAAAGGGTGCTTCTATCCAGTATACAAAATATGAAGCATGTCTGGCTGGGTATGAGGATGATGAGCAGAGCTATTGTATAAATTCCAGTGTAAAACATAATTACTATATGTCTTTAAACGGAAGAGAGAGTCATAGATGAGAATCATAGAAGTGCAGAAGGTGGGCATTGGGACTGAGGGTCATATCATTCAATGTATAAAGCTCTGCAATTTTACTGCATAGCCTACCACCAAATTGCAAGAATGGCTGCAAACAATGCACCAATACAGATGATATTTCTGGGGAGACAAATGGTCCCCATCCTTTTGTGCAGCACATTCCATTATTCAGCCCTCCAAACATGTCTGGTTCTGTGTATGGCACGGTGCTCCTTAAATGCAAACTGTACCCTATTTTTAATGCTGCTTAGTAGCATTTTATTGATTCATTTTTACAGCCACTTGAAAATAGATTATTCTGCAAAGTATATTCTTCAGGCTGCTATATCCCAGAAAATGTAGTGATCTGAAAAAACAATCATTTAGAAAATATGATTATTTGTGTCAgcatttctttaaaatgaaatattacagAAAATGGGAATGTTAACCAATAAcatattggaaataaaaatatttaaggcGTACCCTGATTTCTATCATTAGAAACAAGAATTAGAGGACACAATTTGGAGTCTGTGCTACTTTACATGTCTTTGTCTTTCTGACACTTTAGTACAAAAGTCACCTTGACGAGACTCCAGCATATCTCGGAGGCCGTGATAACTGCTGGAGAAGACTGTCGCTGAAAAATATGCCCAGGACGACAATTATGTATGATATAGTGGAATACGCAGAGTCTGGGGCCCTGTCAGAGAGACTGAAAGGAGAACTGAAATTACTTTTGCAGGTGCCTGGTACTGAAGATCTGCAAATGCAGCAGCTTAGCGCAATCACACAGTCCAGGTTATTGCGTTTTCTTTTCTTCGattgtgaaaaatactttttaaagagtGAACATCAagcaaacattaaaggagaaacaaaaccgtaacataaaaaaaccctaccccccttccctttgtagacccccctccctcctccccccaagcctaggtggtacccgaggcaaatgcccctaactttttatttactcctcggtgcagatgcaGTTTACGGCAGCCGTCTTCTTTTCTCCGTTAAACTTGGGAAGTAGACCTTcgttttcggcgcatgtgcagttggagtaattttccggtcctgaacaactgtgcatgcagaaattttcgtgactttcggcgcattcgcagttgttCTGGAAcagaacaactgcacatgcgccaaaagcgaaggtctgcttccgaagtttaacgaagaaaagaagatggctgccgcgaactgcgggggacagaatctgcactgaggggtaggtaaaaagttaggggcatttgccccggttaccacctaggctgggggggaggagggaggggggtctacgaaGGAagggggtatggttttttttagGTTACCCGTTTGTTTTTCCTTCAAGTTGGGAACAATGAGCAGGTAATGACGGCCAATTGgagcaatttttaattaaaatggttgACATCTACCCATCTGTAAAGTTTTGAATAACCTGGGTCTGCTTAGAATTGTACAGATTGGACATATTGCTCAATACAATCCGTATATATATGTGAGTCTTGAAAGTGACTATGTTGTTGATACCAATTGCTGTGATGTAATCAATGCTTGGGTATCGGATGGCCATCAGTTGATATAACTGCTCAGTGTTTCCTCAACAATTTGCTAGTTTTAATCCCTGGTACTCTTTTGTTAACACCATAGCACTTGtctcttaaagggcaaatcaaccccaaaataaaattttgcctaataacataaaaacataaatcttAGTAACTTTGCAATTTCCATTAATTACACATTGTCtatggttttttaatttatttgtatatctgttgctgttgaaagcagtgtttgtgaatgagcgtagttacgtccattcgccagagcgaaaaattCACCTGAGTGCGAAGTTTATCTCCTTTGCTAGGGAATTTACGCcaacgcctgttagtaaattggcgaagtgacaaaatgacgtaacgctgacaaatttttagtaaatttacccctaagaattttgcaacattgtttaaaaagtaacaactaagAGTTAAACAagtgctgctttcaataacaagtgtatttacaaataactttaaaaacactgaacatttttaataaatgaatattgtcACTTAAAATATCTAAAGTCCATTGAAATCCATTACAGTGTCCTAATGTAGTAAGTATGCTCTGTGGCACTTTGTTCCAGATCTCCTGTCCCACCACCATCACCAGTGTCTTCTTCCAACAAAACACCCCAGCGTCCATCATTTCTGTGGCACTCAGCACGACGTTCTCACAAGGCTCGGCTGAAGGCAGTAAAAATGAAGAGACTATACAGCATTAGAAATGAAACCAATGTAAGTATAAGCAAATACGTACACTTAAACAGAAGTGAGAGATTTGGCTAACTAAAGGAGCATCATGTACCAAAATACACCTTTGTTaaaaatgtgttgaaaatgtatatgtatcaggggtgcttcgccaatgaggcgtgttgaggctgtcgcctcaggcggcagtgccccactaggtaccaggggcagcaaaaatgctgctcctggtactttaagagcaaatttatgggggagagggggcagcagcaactgctgctgcctcaggcggcggaagGGCCAAGATCGCCCctgatatgtatttatatatatatatatatatatatatatatacacatatatatatatatatatatatatatatacacatatataatgctTGAACTATGCACCAATTatactgaataaatatttaaagaaacgaACCGGAGTGAACTTTGACACAGCACCCGGGAAGCGGAGACTAATTGCAGAGCATGTGCGGATGCCGAtggtataatacatatatatgtagagagagagagagagagagacacatacATAAGGTGCACACCATAGAGTCATAGACAGTTGTTTCACCTGGGTGCCTGAGCTAAGAAATaacacaagcaatgcagaagaacggtgggttatggcaaatgccagtggggctgctataaggtcccatcgAAAGTCGCTATTTAGTGGGccggtggggactgtttgggcctctgtttacctgaaatgccaggcctattttaattctcagtccggacctgctcacaggacttgctgaatcaatcttccaaaggtttattttgctcaacgtttTGGTCCCCCGCAGTGATTTCGTCAGGAATCAAACAGTGCAACCGTTGAATTCAAGGTGCACACCGTTGAATAGGTTTTTGCCCGGGTGCCAACATGAAGCAGGATGCGGCACTCACAGGTActtgatgcaaaaacaaaaaatctttattggactcAACGTTCTGATatcccacagggatcttcatcaggagaaaAACAGTCCATCAAAtccctgtatatatactgtatatatatatatatatatatatatataatatatatatttatttttttaaatccataagcacatcagtgtaaaaataaaaattgggtaaataggctgtgcaaaataaaaaatgtttctaatatagttagttagcaaaaaacttaatgtataaataaaatcttaTTCATTTATAAACTAGAAAGCTACTGTATAACTTCTTCTTTATGGTGTAGTGTTTGTGAAACCAAACTAACTCTTCTGCCACTGTTGGTGCACAATATTTATATCATGAACGCTAATTGCAGTTCTTCCTTCATTATAGGAAACCATGGACGACACTACAGAAGAGAACAGGCACCAGTTCTCAGAAAGAGTTGCTGCTGGGGATGAAGTGCATATTTCAGACGAAGACTGGGATGAAGAGGCAGAGAAACTTTATAGATGGAGCCAAGGACTGTCTCTGGACGAGAGTGTAATGCCATCACCTTTACTccattaactttattttaactgCACAACAAGCTACTTAGTTTGATTTCCTGGAGAACAGATTGCTTCCCACTGGCAACAGTATGAGATGCAGAAATATTATTTGCCCGTTGACATCAATGGTTGTTTAGGGGTCAGAGGTTGTTTAAAGCGATAGAAGAGTTGTTTAAGATAGACTAGAAGAATAAATGCTTGTATTTATACATGCATCAGTGCTGTCACTCATCTATAAATACTATCACGGGCACATATACCGCCTCCTGTTCTTACCTGTTTGCACTCCTTTAGGATGAGCCCTTATTTATGCTTGTAGTTCTGCCATAATTGGAGGGTAGCTTTCTTGTCGTAGGTTATGCATAATTTTAGGGATAACTACACTTCTCTGCATTCAAAACTATGAACATGTAACTATTGTGGCGGGGTCTTGCTGTTCAATAACGAGGACAATAAATCAGGAGTCTGTGTGGCCAAATAGCAAAATAAGTAGTTTGATACTGGCACATCCAGTGAAACTGCtgcctaaaggtggtcatagacggaacaattacaatctttcctccAACCATTGATCGCCAGGAAAGATTCGCTTCATTGTTAGAGCTGAACCATCTGATATACAGgaagaaactatagaattctacctttatctgacGATACCCCAGTAACAGTGACCAATGTTtttgtgcctttaaaggagaaggaaagtcatcagggcacttgggggtgccaaatgtttaggcaccaccaagtgattggtatttccttacctgaaaccccaggccggtgctcctatcagcagaaaactgcaccgacccgggttataaccagtgagcaccacagagcgatcagcttatggcttcttctttcttcaaattttcccggGGCAAACtgatgcacagttgaacgaaatagccgactttttagttaaaattcggcttttcgttctactggcCACATGCGCAGCCATGAGAAGAAGcctgaagaggatcgctccatggtgctcactagtataaccccgggccagtgcagtttctgctgattggagcaccggcctggtgtttcaggtaagtcaatacaatcacttgggggtgcctaacatttggcacccccaagtgaaagaagactttccttctcctttaaaggccccATGTCTTCTGTCAATATTGGAAGGCTTGTCTCTCGCCACACACCACACTGAAGtttcatataatattattttataaacccTATCCCCCCTCTACTGCAACCAGAGTTGATCAGCGGAGATCGAAAAATGCCATGCTCTGTTTATTCTTCTGATCCTCCTGTCAGTTGCTGATGCAGATCTTGCAGGAGCATGTGCAGAAGAAGCAGATCCGGACATGGAACAACACAGTTGAATCTGAGATCCATGCCACCGCTCTAACAAAAGAGGatcagagacagacagaagatggCGCCTTTGAACTCTGCTGCGCAACTTCACAGATTTACAGCAAGTCAGGAAGACAGGCAGACTTTTTAAAGGAATAGATGCTGTGGACAGGGAGCTTGAAATGGGGACAATGGAGCAGGCAGTGGAGGGGGCtaggctttagttatcctttaaaggaacagttcagtgtaaataaattttttagataaaattattttgtttgtctctgtagtaataaaacagtaccttgttcttgagccaaactaagatattattaaaataattaatccttattggaagcaaatcaagcctattgggtttatttcgtgtttacaggattttctagtagacttaaggtatgaagatccaaattacagaaaggtccgttatctgaaaaatgcaggtcccgagcattctggttaataggtctcatacctgtaatatatagtatatgtatagtaaatatatatatatattctagtatAAGACTAAGTAGAATAGTCTTTAGTATTaacaaagtacagatatgggacctattatcctaaATTCTTGGGtccttgagttttctggataaattaTTCCGGGGTTACCTCCGAAGATAAAGTAGCTTCACTTTTCCTGTTCAGCTCAACAAATACCAAAagatatagatttttttcttaattaacaaTAGACAAAAGTATGTTCATCACAAGCCCTCTTGTTATACAAGGGGTTATACTGCCCTTTTAATGTAATCTCACAGTCACAGCTTTTAGTAGCATAGGGGTTTAGGTTCAAAGCACCATGGTATTTACCCACTGATATAAACAATTCAGCACAGCACGAAAACAGCAACAGCGTCATTAAACgattaaaaatattttacctttacaACTTGTTCTTTATATCCAAATGTCATGGTTTGCATTAAAAACAGCAGTTAATTGTCTAAATACTTCTGCATTCCAGCACATTGATCAACAAGCAACTGAGACCAGTGGTAAAAAGTTTCCAATACTCTAAAAGGCATACCTTTGTTATGTAAAGAGTGTTCATAGCCCTGGGATTGAGGAGAGATGTCTTGGCATCAAGAAACAATAGCACAACCTTAGATAATTGTAGGAAGTACTTACACAGCAAACTGTATTCTGAGATCATCTTTATAGTGGCATTCTGGTGCATTCAAGTACATAAGTATAGAATGTCTTGCAGCTCATTCAGACGATGTACACTAATTAAGGGATACCCAAGCACTCTGAGAACCAATGAACGCAAGAAGAAGCAGGCGTAAATTCTGGATCTGAAAAGGGGATAGATGGGTGTTTCCTGAAGATAAAACTATTAACATTACATAAAGTCAAAAATTTAGGGCAAATATCAGCCGTTTTTGAGGATATGGATTGGGGAAGCCTTCCTGAGTGCAGCGCGTGTGTCCCAGACACACGTTGTTCAAATGTATTGATTCTAGAGCTATACAAACATTATATAAGTCTATGGATGgtatttcatttgaattttagcaCCAACATGTTGCATTGGTAACTCCCAATCCCAATAAACAGGAGTGTACTATAGAGGAAgcgggggggggcaggaggtatgggGGCCATaagccctaaataatgagcaatttcccAAATGTATCTGTAAAAAGGACAATGCTCTTGATATTAAGGGGGCCCCTAGaatttaatttgctgttggggcgctgtaaaataaatatatataatgcatgtgaTTCTAACCGATTAAAACGGAAACATTAATGGCTGCCTATGATGTGGGAACGAATTTATCAAACACTCCTTTAAAGTCATTCAGAAACACCCTAAGCTTGTTTCATTGGGGAGAGATGAATTTCGGACTAGACATCCCTTTTGCTGAAACGGTCCACAAGAGTATTTTCCCCAAACAAGTCTTGGCAATCAATTGGAGTTGTTTTTTAGcgaaaattgagacgagccttaatgtctttttgcttaaaagtggtttgcgcttggaaatctgccatgcaggccgttttctTGCCCAGTCTCCTATTTCATATGGTGATGAGTGAACACTGACctttaattgaggcaagtgagggcTTGATTCTTAgagttgtcctggggtcttttgtgggcCTGCTTCGGATGAGTGTTCTCTGCGGGCTCTTGGGTAATTTTGGTCGCGGGccctcctgggaaggttcacgcACTTGTTGCCatagtttttgccatttgtggataatggctacTGTAGGTTCGGCTGGAGTCCCAGAAGCTTTGGAAATGGCTTTAATAAccttgaaattgaactcaggtggataaaccacagttaagttatctTTTTAACAGGGGGGCCATTATACTTTTTCACCAGGCCCATgttagatttggagtttttttctcccttaataacgtaaaccttcatttaaaaactgcattttgtgttcaaattatgttatctttgactaagtAGGTTAaccggtttttgatgagcagaaacattaaGTGTGACAACATTGCAAAGATAAGAAATCAGAAGGGGgcaaaatagtttttcacaccactgggTTAGATGAGCATCTTTTCTCAAATTGCCGATGTCTTTCACTAGTGTAAGAATATGAAGCAAATTGCGTTCGATGTGCCCAAAACCTCCTTCGTGTATTATTTGTTGTTGTATATGTTAAGGTGTGCGACTAGAACTATGCCCTGCTGGGAAGGAAAGGAAGCCTTGGCAAGAAAATGAACAATTATGGGATGTTGGTCAGTTCTTCATAGTCAGCATGTTTGGCTAGTGATATTGGGAAAGCAGTCCAAGCATCTGAGCGCTCTTTAAACTCAAGCCTCCTGTTTGGGTAGTTGCATTGTTAGGAACATATACATCCCTACCTGTATACGACTAATTCAGGAAGATCATAATAATCAACGATAACGAACCATCCCATACAGATGTTTATCCTAAAGATACAATCTACTTCTAAAGAAATGCAAATTCCATACATTTTCCCCAAACTAACTATATCAAATCTTGGTATTTGCTGAAGTAGTAGAAATCCTGTTTAATAAATGGGACCAGATTGACTTTCGAACAATTATGTTTGATAACAGGAAGAACCAAACTTTTGGTTTAACACCAGccctaaaaaatatattcatcatAGTACATAAGAGCAATTCCTACGCAAAAACTGGAATGCTTAGGTTGTTGCCTACATAAATGATTGGTtaacaataaacataaaatatgtttttaatgtaaCACTAAAGACCACTAAACTAAACCTAACCCTAAAATAAGCAGGGCTATAAGCATACGAGGGTATAATGCAGCATGTAGAAATTCAGATGCGCAACTGAATTAAAAACAACCACCTAAAACATGAGTCCAAAGTTTAATATGTCCTTATGCTTCAGAGATTGAAGTGCTCTTGTTAGACGAGAACCCCTGTCATGGATGCTGAATTGTAATATTGTTATCTTACATCCAttggggatctaacagtgagcaCATTACGCTCAGGGACGGATTTTACATAGCGGgacctaggcccgctgtcgtccctaggcatagaggaggggcagacaatattttgaATGACAAGCcctgagaatttttttaaaatgagcttaTTACCCAAGAAATTGTCGGGTGTGTGGAGCTGGTGTGGCAAGAAAGGTGATTCTGGACAGGAGCCATAGTCAAGAAAGGATATAGTTTGGC
Proteins encoded:
- the LOC121400450 gene encoding putative uncharacterized protein CXorf58, which gives rise to MALPEMLSTSMSSSLPTTISRESVTEKDYFLQNASHIGIEKGVVAIRIQRAWRCYNNRKLFKLLKHTVRAAETSASYSILRKISPLEAELLRDPGMQCKVRFRFAGQEFPPFIVFKIFHRSGAFGNRYICGKRILHPSSEAAADACKLMGPRAYYDQIIYDELEYQKHKITDMVDVATVKDYVKYKSHLDETPAYLGGRDNCWRRLSLKNMPRTTIMYDIVEYAESGALSERLKGELKLLLQVPGTEDLQMQQLSAITQSRSPVPPPSPVSSSNKTPQRPSFLWHSARRSHKARLKAVKMKRLYSIRNETNETMDDTTEENRHQFSERVAAGDEVHISDEDWDEEAEKLYRWSQGLSLDESVMPSPLLH